One stretch of Lemur catta isolate mLemCat1 chromosome 2, mLemCat1.pri, whole genome shotgun sequence DNA includes these proteins:
- the CEP57L1 gene encoding centrosomal protein CEP57L1 isoform X5, producing MQGMAESVGLIMNSELMHSVVGSYLKPPERMVVPSFTQNESSQNHKPMDLEVTSSKVFHSPNSQEISIQLSSAQSRCTLLEKQLEYTKRMVLNVEREKNMILEQQAQLQREKEQDQMRLHAKLEKLDVLEKECFRLTTTQKTAEDKIKHLEEKLKEEEHQRKLFQDKASELQTGLEINRILMSSVSNPKYSKEKKKSSKKTKCLKRGPPQQIYSKFGALPFVSEKSSSASCSVNASVQNLLQMMQHCGPHILQKPSEVTEPRCLYKPIRKTSLCKAVPSDSEKSVSICDNLSELLMAMQDELDQMSVEHQELLKQMKETESYSVCDDIECELERLVKKMEIKGEQISKLKKHQASVRKLQQKVQNSKMSEASGIQREDIYPKGSKNIKNSPRKCLSETNPFQKNNNFHPVRVHNLQMKLRRDDIMWEQ from the exons ATAATGAATTCTGAGTTAATGCATAGTGTAGTAGGAAGCTATCTTAAACCTCCAGAAAGGATGGTTGTTCCATCATTCACCCAGAATGAATCATCTCAGAATCACAAGCCTATGGACTTAGAAGTTACTTCTTCTAAAGTGTTTCATAGCCCAAATAGCCAAG AAATAAGTATACAGTTAAGCTCAGCCCAGTCTCGTTGTACCCTTCTGGAAAAACaactagaatatacaaagagaaTGGTTCTCAATGTAGAGCGAGAAAAGAATATGATCCTAGAACAACAG GCCCagcttcaaagagaaaaagaacaagatcAGATGAGGCTACATGCAAAGCTTGAAAAGCTTGATGTCTTAGAAAAAGAGTGTTTCAGACTTACAACAACTCAGAAAACTGCTGAG GACAAGATTAAACATTTAGAGGAAAAACTTAAAGAAGAAGAACATCAGcgtaagctatttcaagacaaAGCTTCTGAG CTTCAAACTGGACTTGAAATCAATAGAATTTTAATGTCTTCGGTTTCAAATCCCAAGTACtccaaggaaaagaagaaatcttcAAAG AAAACTAAATGTTTAAAGAGAGGACCACCTCAGCAAATTTATTCAAAGTTTGGAGCACTACCTTTTGTGTCTGAAAAG TCTTCCAGTGCAAGCTGCTCTGTGAATGCGAGTGTGCAAAACCTTCTGCAGATGATGCAGCATTGTGGCCCACACATCCTTCAGAAACCTTCTGAAGTGACTGAACCTAGATGTCTTTACAAGCCTATTAGAAAAACTTCCCTGTGTAAAGCTGTACCTTCTGACTCAGAAAAGTCTGTTTCCATTTGTGACAATTTGTCTGAACTTTTAATGGCAATGCAGGATGAGCTGGACCAAATGAGCGT GGAGCATCAAGAACTACTGAAACAAATGAAGGAAACCGAAAGCTATTCAGTCTGTGATGACATAGAATGTGAACTTGAGCGTTTAgtcaagaaaatggaaattaaaggaGAACAAATTTCCAAACTGAAGAAGCATCAAGCTAGT gttCGTAAACTGCAGCAAAAAGTTCAGAACTCAAAGATGAGTGAAGCTTCAGGTATTCAACGAGAAGACATCTACCCCAAAGGatcaaagaacataaaaaatagcCCTAGAAAATGTTTGAGTGAAACTAAcccttttcagaaaaacaacaatTTTCATCCAGTACGAGTTCATAATCTTCAAATGAAATTGAGGAGAGATGATATCATGTGGGAACAATAA
- the CEP57L1 gene encoding centrosomal protein CEP57L1 isoform X3, whose protein sequence is MNSELMHSVVGSYLKPPERMVVPSFTQNESSQNHKPMDLEVTSSKVFHSPNSQALILALKTLQEKIYRLELERTQAEDNLNILSREAAQYKKALENETNERNLAHQELIKQKKEISIQLSSAQSRCTLLEKQLEYTKRMVLNVEREKNMILEQQAQLQREKEQDQMRLHAKLEKLDVLEKECFRLTTTQKTAEDKIKHLEEKLKEEEHQRKLFQDKASELQTGLEINRILMSSVSNPKYSKEKKKSSKKTKCLKRGPPQQIYSKFGALPFVSEKSSSASCSVNASVQNLLQMMQHCGPHILQKPSEVTEPRCLYKPIRKTSLCKAVPSDSEKSVSICDNLSELLMAMQDELDQMSVEHQELLKQMKETESYSVCDDIECELERLVKKMEIKGEQISKLKKHQASVRKLQQKVQNSKMSEASGIQREDIYPKGSKNIKNSPRKCLSETNPFQKNNNFHPVRVHNLQMKLRRDDIMWEQ, encoded by the exons ATGAATTCTGAGTTAATGCATAGTGTAGTAGGAAGCTATCTTAAACCTCCAGAAAGGATGGTTGTTCCATCATTCACCCAGAATGAATCATCTCAGAATCACAAGCCTATGGACTTAGAAGTTACTTCTTCTAAAGTGTTTCATAGCCCAAATAGCCAAG CTCTTATTTTAGCCTTGAAAACTCTTCAGGAAAAAATTTATCGTTTAGAACTAGAGAGAACACAAGCTGAAGATAACCTGAACATTCTTTCCAGAGAAGCAGCGCAGTATAAAAAGGCCttggaaaatgaaacaaatgagagAAATCTGGCACATCAGGAACtgataaagcagaaaaaag AAATAAGTATACAGTTAAGCTCAGCCCAGTCTCGTTGTACCCTTCTGGAAAAACaactagaatatacaaagagaaTGGTTCTCAATGTAGAGCGAGAAAAGAATATGATCCTAGAACAACAG GCCCagcttcaaagagaaaaagaacaagatcAGATGAGGCTACATGCAAAGCTTGAAAAGCTTGATGTCTTAGAAAAAGAGTGTTTCAGACTTACAACAACTCAGAAAACTGCTGAG GACAAGATTAAACATTTAGAGGAAAAACTTAAAGAAGAAGAACATCAGcgtaagctatttcaagacaaAGCTTCTGAG CTTCAAACTGGACTTGAAATCAATAGAATTTTAATGTCTTCGGTTTCAAATCCCAAGTACtccaaggaaaagaagaaatcttcAAAG AAAACTAAATGTTTAAAGAGAGGACCACCTCAGCAAATTTATTCAAAGTTTGGAGCACTACCTTTTGTGTCTGAAAAG TCTTCCAGTGCAAGCTGCTCTGTGAATGCGAGTGTGCAAAACCTTCTGCAGATGATGCAGCATTGTGGCCCACACATCCTTCAGAAACCTTCTGAAGTGACTGAACCTAGATGTCTTTACAAGCCTATTAGAAAAACTTCCCTGTGTAAAGCTGTACCTTCTGACTCAGAAAAGTCTGTTTCCATTTGTGACAATTTGTCTGAACTTTTAATGGCAATGCAGGATGAGCTGGACCAAATGAGCGT GGAGCATCAAGAACTACTGAAACAAATGAAGGAAACCGAAAGCTATTCAGTCTGTGATGACATAGAATGTGAACTTGAGCGTTTAgtcaagaaaatggaaattaaaggaGAACAAATTTCCAAACTGAAGAAGCATCAAGCTAGT gttCGTAAACTGCAGCAAAAAGTTCAGAACTCAAAGATGAGTGAAGCTTCAGGTATTCAACGAGAAGACATCTACCCCAAAGGatcaaagaacataaaaaatagcCCTAGAAAATGTTTGAGTGAAACTAAcccttttcagaaaaacaacaatTTTCATCCAGTACGAGTTCATAATCTTCAAATGAAATTGAGGAGAGATGATATCATGTGGGAACAATAA
- the CEP57L1 gene encoding centrosomal protein CEP57L1 isoform X4, whose amino-acid sequence MQGMAESVGLIMNSELMHSVVGSYLKPPERMVVPSFTQNESSQNHKPMDLEVTSSKVFHSPNSQALILALKTLQEKIYRLELERTQAEDNLNILSREAAQYKKALENETNERNLAHQELIKQKKEISIQLSSAQSRCTLLEKQLEYTKRMVLNVEREKNMILEQQAQLQREKEQDQMRLHAKLEKLDVLEKECFRLTTTQKTAEDKIKHLEEKLKEEEHQRKLFQDKASELQTGLEINRILMSSVSNPKYSKEKKKSSKKTKCLKRGPPQQIYSKFGALPFVSEKSSSASCSVNASVQNLLQMMQHCGPHILQKPSEVTEPRCLYKPIRKTSLCKAVPSDSEKSVSICDNLSELLMAMQDELDQMSVEHQELLKQMKETESYSVCDDIECELERLVKKMEIKGEQISKLKKHQASVRKLQQKVQNSKMSEASGNSQKYV is encoded by the exons ATAATGAATTCTGAGTTAATGCATAGTGTAGTAGGAAGCTATCTTAAACCTCCAGAAAGGATGGTTGTTCCATCATTCACCCAGAATGAATCATCTCAGAATCACAAGCCTATGGACTTAGAAGTTACTTCTTCTAAAGTGTTTCATAGCCCAAATAGCCAAG CTCTTATTTTAGCCTTGAAAACTCTTCAGGAAAAAATTTATCGTTTAGAACTAGAGAGAACACAAGCTGAAGATAACCTGAACATTCTTTCCAGAGAAGCAGCGCAGTATAAAAAGGCCttggaaaatgaaacaaatgagagAAATCTGGCACATCAGGAACtgataaagcagaaaaaag AAATAAGTATACAGTTAAGCTCAGCCCAGTCTCGTTGTACCCTTCTGGAAAAACaactagaatatacaaagagaaTGGTTCTCAATGTAGAGCGAGAAAAGAATATGATCCTAGAACAACAG GCCCagcttcaaagagaaaaagaacaagatcAGATGAGGCTACATGCAAAGCTTGAAAAGCTTGATGTCTTAGAAAAAGAGTGTTTCAGACTTACAACAACTCAGAAAACTGCTGAG GACAAGATTAAACATTTAGAGGAAAAACTTAAAGAAGAAGAACATCAGcgtaagctatttcaagacaaAGCTTCTGAG CTTCAAACTGGACTTGAAATCAATAGAATTTTAATGTCTTCGGTTTCAAATCCCAAGTACtccaaggaaaagaagaaatcttcAAAG AAAACTAAATGTTTAAAGAGAGGACCACCTCAGCAAATTTATTCAAAGTTTGGAGCACTACCTTTTGTGTCTGAAAAG TCTTCCAGTGCAAGCTGCTCTGTGAATGCGAGTGTGCAAAACCTTCTGCAGATGATGCAGCATTGTGGCCCACACATCCTTCAGAAACCTTCTGAAGTGACTGAACCTAGATGTCTTTACAAGCCTATTAGAAAAACTTCCCTGTGTAAAGCTGTACCTTCTGACTCAGAAAAGTCTGTTTCCATTTGTGACAATTTGTCTGAACTTTTAATGGCAATGCAGGATGAGCTGGACCAAATGAGCGT GGAGCATCAAGAACTACTGAAACAAATGAAGGAAACCGAAAGCTATTCAGTCTGTGATGACATAGAATGTGAACTTGAGCGTTTAgtcaagaaaatggaaattaaaggaGAACAAATTTCCAAACTGAAGAAGCATCAAGCTAGT gttCGTAAACTGCAGCAAAAAGTTCAGAACTCAAAGATGAGTGAAGCTTCAG gTAATTCCCAAAAGTATGTGTAG
- the CEP57L1 gene encoding centrosomal protein CEP57L1 isoform X1 codes for MQGMAESVGLIMNSELMHSVVGSYLKPPERMVVPSFTQNESSQNHKPMDLEVTSSKVFHSPNSQALILALKTLQEKIYRLELERTQAEDNLNILSREAAQYKKALENETNERNLAHQELIKQKKEISIQLSSAQSRCTLLEKQLEYTKRMVLNVEREKNMILEQQAQLQREKEQDQMRLHAKLEKLDVLEKECFRLTTTQKTAEDKIKHLEEKLKEEEHQRKLFQDKASELQTGLEINRILMSSVSNPKYSKEKKKSSKKTKCLKRGPPQQIYSKFGALPFVSEKSSSASCSVNASVQNLLQMMQHCGPHILQKPSEVTEPRCLYKPIRKTSLCKAVPSDSEKSVSICDNLSELLMAMQDELDQMSVEHQELLKQMKETESYSVCDDIECELERLVKKMEIKGEQISKLKKHQASVRKLQQKVQNSKMSEASGIQREDIYPKGSKNIKNSPRKCLSETNPFQKNNNFHPVRVHNLQMKLRRDDIMWEQ; via the exons ATAATGAATTCTGAGTTAATGCATAGTGTAGTAGGAAGCTATCTTAAACCTCCAGAAAGGATGGTTGTTCCATCATTCACCCAGAATGAATCATCTCAGAATCACAAGCCTATGGACTTAGAAGTTACTTCTTCTAAAGTGTTTCATAGCCCAAATAGCCAAG CTCTTATTTTAGCCTTGAAAACTCTTCAGGAAAAAATTTATCGTTTAGAACTAGAGAGAACACAAGCTGAAGATAACCTGAACATTCTTTCCAGAGAAGCAGCGCAGTATAAAAAGGCCttggaaaatgaaacaaatgagagAAATCTGGCACATCAGGAACtgataaagcagaaaaaag AAATAAGTATACAGTTAAGCTCAGCCCAGTCTCGTTGTACCCTTCTGGAAAAACaactagaatatacaaagagaaTGGTTCTCAATGTAGAGCGAGAAAAGAATATGATCCTAGAACAACAG GCCCagcttcaaagagaaaaagaacaagatcAGATGAGGCTACATGCAAAGCTTGAAAAGCTTGATGTCTTAGAAAAAGAGTGTTTCAGACTTACAACAACTCAGAAAACTGCTGAG GACAAGATTAAACATTTAGAGGAAAAACTTAAAGAAGAAGAACATCAGcgtaagctatttcaagacaaAGCTTCTGAG CTTCAAACTGGACTTGAAATCAATAGAATTTTAATGTCTTCGGTTTCAAATCCCAAGTACtccaaggaaaagaagaaatcttcAAAG AAAACTAAATGTTTAAAGAGAGGACCACCTCAGCAAATTTATTCAAAGTTTGGAGCACTACCTTTTGTGTCTGAAAAG TCTTCCAGTGCAAGCTGCTCTGTGAATGCGAGTGTGCAAAACCTTCTGCAGATGATGCAGCATTGTGGCCCACACATCCTTCAGAAACCTTCTGAAGTGACTGAACCTAGATGTCTTTACAAGCCTATTAGAAAAACTTCCCTGTGTAAAGCTGTACCTTCTGACTCAGAAAAGTCTGTTTCCATTTGTGACAATTTGTCTGAACTTTTAATGGCAATGCAGGATGAGCTGGACCAAATGAGCGT GGAGCATCAAGAACTACTGAAACAAATGAAGGAAACCGAAAGCTATTCAGTCTGTGATGACATAGAATGTGAACTTGAGCGTTTAgtcaagaaaatggaaattaaaggaGAACAAATTTCCAAACTGAAGAAGCATCAAGCTAGT gttCGTAAACTGCAGCAAAAAGTTCAGAACTCAAAGATGAGTGAAGCTTCAGGTATTCAACGAGAAGACATCTACCCCAAAGGatcaaagaacataaaaaatagcCCTAGAAAATGTTTGAGTGAAACTAAcccttttcagaaaaacaacaatTTTCATCCAGTACGAGTTCATAATCTTCAAATGAAATTGAGGAGAGATGATATCATGTGGGAACAATAA
- the CEP57L1 gene encoding centrosomal protein CEP57L1 isoform X2: MIMNSELMHSVVGSYLKPPERMVVPSFTQNESSQNHKPMDLEVTSSKVFHSPNSQALILALKTLQEKIYRLELERTQAEDNLNILSREAAQYKKALENETNERNLAHQELIKQKKEISIQLSSAQSRCTLLEKQLEYTKRMVLNVEREKNMILEQQAQLQREKEQDQMRLHAKLEKLDVLEKECFRLTTTQKTAEDKIKHLEEKLKEEEHQRKLFQDKASELQTGLEINRILMSSVSNPKYSKEKKKSSKKTKCLKRGPPQQIYSKFGALPFVSEKSSSASCSVNASVQNLLQMMQHCGPHILQKPSEVTEPRCLYKPIRKTSLCKAVPSDSEKSVSICDNLSELLMAMQDELDQMSVEHQELLKQMKETESYSVCDDIECELERLVKKMEIKGEQISKLKKHQASVRKLQQKVQNSKMSEASGIQREDIYPKGSKNIKNSPRKCLSETNPFQKNNNFHPVRVHNLQMKLRRDDIMWEQ, translated from the exons ATG ATAATGAATTCTGAGTTAATGCATAGTGTAGTAGGAAGCTATCTTAAACCTCCAGAAAGGATGGTTGTTCCATCATTCACCCAGAATGAATCATCTCAGAATCACAAGCCTATGGACTTAGAAGTTACTTCTTCTAAAGTGTTTCATAGCCCAAATAGCCAAG CTCTTATTTTAGCCTTGAAAACTCTTCAGGAAAAAATTTATCGTTTAGAACTAGAGAGAACACAAGCTGAAGATAACCTGAACATTCTTTCCAGAGAAGCAGCGCAGTATAAAAAGGCCttggaaaatgaaacaaatgagagAAATCTGGCACATCAGGAACtgataaagcagaaaaaag AAATAAGTATACAGTTAAGCTCAGCCCAGTCTCGTTGTACCCTTCTGGAAAAACaactagaatatacaaagagaaTGGTTCTCAATGTAGAGCGAGAAAAGAATATGATCCTAGAACAACAG GCCCagcttcaaagagaaaaagaacaagatcAGATGAGGCTACATGCAAAGCTTGAAAAGCTTGATGTCTTAGAAAAAGAGTGTTTCAGACTTACAACAACTCAGAAAACTGCTGAG GACAAGATTAAACATTTAGAGGAAAAACTTAAAGAAGAAGAACATCAGcgtaagctatttcaagacaaAGCTTCTGAG CTTCAAACTGGACTTGAAATCAATAGAATTTTAATGTCTTCGGTTTCAAATCCCAAGTACtccaaggaaaagaagaaatcttcAAAG AAAACTAAATGTTTAAAGAGAGGACCACCTCAGCAAATTTATTCAAAGTTTGGAGCACTACCTTTTGTGTCTGAAAAG TCTTCCAGTGCAAGCTGCTCTGTGAATGCGAGTGTGCAAAACCTTCTGCAGATGATGCAGCATTGTGGCCCACACATCCTTCAGAAACCTTCTGAAGTGACTGAACCTAGATGTCTTTACAAGCCTATTAGAAAAACTTCCCTGTGTAAAGCTGTACCTTCTGACTCAGAAAAGTCTGTTTCCATTTGTGACAATTTGTCTGAACTTTTAATGGCAATGCAGGATGAGCTGGACCAAATGAGCGT GGAGCATCAAGAACTACTGAAACAAATGAAGGAAACCGAAAGCTATTCAGTCTGTGATGACATAGAATGTGAACTTGAGCGTTTAgtcaagaaaatggaaattaaaggaGAACAAATTTCCAAACTGAAGAAGCATCAAGCTAGT gttCGTAAACTGCAGCAAAAAGTTCAGAACTCAAAGATGAGTGAAGCTTCAGGTATTCAACGAGAAGACATCTACCCCAAAGGatcaaagaacataaaaaatagcCCTAGAAAATGTTTGAGTGAAACTAAcccttttcagaaaaacaacaatTTTCATCCAGTACGAGTTCATAATCTTCAAATGAAATTGAGGAGAGATGATATCATGTGGGAACAATAA